In the genome of Staphylococcus durrellii, one region contains:
- a CDS encoding ABC transporter permease produces the protein MFLAWNEIKHNKLKFSLIIGVLIMISYLLFLLSGLANGLINMNREGIDKWHADAIILKKDANQTVEQSNFNLDKAPNDYKKQASLKQSGVIVSNSKHEENALLFGVAKDSFLMPKLIAGHNFKKNNDVVADETLKEKGFHLGDKLSLSQSDEKLKIVGFSSSAKYNASPVLFTNNATIAKVNPMLSKDKTNAIVVKDKHWKQQSLDNNLEAVGISKFVENLPGYKAQNLTLNFMISFLFIISATVIGIFLYVMTLQKLNLFGVLKAQGFTNGYLAKVVLSQTFILSLIGTVIGLALTLLTSLFLPSAVPVVFNYATLLIFGVVLIIISMLGSLFSVLTIRKIDPLKAIG, from the coding sequence ATGTTTCTTGCCTGGAATGAAATTAAACATAACAAATTAAAATTTAGTCTAATCATTGGTGTGTTAATTATGATTAGTTATTTACTTTTTTTATTATCGGGGTTAGCAAATGGCTTAATTAACATGAATAGAGAAGGCATTGATAAGTGGCATGCCGATGCTATCATACTTAAGAAAGACGCCAATCAAACCGTCGAGCAGTCTAACTTTAATTTAGATAAAGCACCAAATGACTATAAAAAACAAGCTTCACTAAAACAAAGCGGCGTGATTGTCTCTAACAGCAAGCACGAAGAGAATGCATTACTTTTTGGCGTGGCGAAAGATTCATTTTTAATGCCGAAGCTTATAGCCGGTCATAATTTTAAAAAAAATAATGACGTCGTGGCGGACGAAACATTAAAAGAGAAAGGTTTTCATCTTGGGGACAAACTCTCACTGTCACAATCTGATGAAAAGTTAAAAATTGTAGGTTTTAGTAGTAGCGCAAAATATAATGCCTCTCCAGTACTATTCACAAATAACGCAACGATTGCTAAAGTGAATCCTATGTTGTCTAAAGACAAAACAAATGCAATTGTGGTAAAAGATAAGCATTGGAAACAACAATCATTAGATAATAACTTAGAAGCTGTTGGCATTAGCAAGTTTGTAGAAAATTTGCCTGGTTATAAGGCACAAAATTTAACATTAAACTTTATGATATCATTCTTATTTATCATTTCAGCAACAGTTATCGGTATCTTTTTATATGTAATGACATTACAAAAACTTAATTTATTCGGTGTCTTAAAAGCACAAGGTTTCACGAATGGTTACTTGGCCAAAGTTGTACTATCACAGACCTTTATATTATCGTTAATCGGTACGGTTATCGGCTTAGCATTAACGTTACTAACAAGTCTATTTTTACCGAGTGCAGTGCCTGTAGTCTTTAATTATGCAACATTACTTATTTTTGGAGTGGTCTTAATCATAATTTCAATGCTGGGCAGTCTATTTTCCGTCTTAACTATTAGAAAAATCGACCCATTGAAAGCAATAGGATAG
- a CDS encoding ABC transporter ATP-binding protein, with product MLTFKDVTKDFKDGNHIIEAVKQTNLTFDKGQLIAIVGPSGSGKSTFLTIAGALQTPTSGEVYINDTPLSTMKQKQLAQTRMREIGFILQATNLVPFLTVKQQFKLLKKRKKDVMPDEALQELLSQLGLLDIQNKLPSAISGGQKQRVAIAKALYTNPSIILADEPTASLDTENALEVMKILQQQTKKRDKTCIFVTHDERLTTYCDKVYHMKDGNLALA from the coding sequence ATGTTAACTTTCAAAGATGTAACGAAAGATTTTAAAGACGGTAATCATATTATTGAAGCTGTAAAGCAGACGAATTTAACTTTTGATAAAGGCCAATTAATTGCGATTGTAGGTCCTTCAGGTTCTGGAAAAAGTACTTTTTTAACGATAGCAGGTGCACTACAAACACCAACTTCAGGAGAAGTTTATATCAATGATACACCGCTGTCTACTATGAAACAAAAACAATTAGCGCAGACACGCATGCGTGAAATTGGTTTTATTTTACAAGCAACCAACTTAGTACCTTTTTTAACCGTTAAACAACAATTTAAATTATTAAAAAAACGAAAAAAGGATGTTATGCCCGACGAAGCACTACAAGAATTATTGTCACAATTAGGTTTGTTAGATATTCAAAACAAATTGCCTAGCGCAATCTCCGGTGGGCAAAAACAACGTGTGGCGATTGCTAAAGCACTTTATACTAATCCTTCAATTATATTGGCTGATGAACCAACCGCTTCATTGGATACCGAAAACGCTCTAGAAGTCATGAAAATCCTGCAACAACAAACAAAAAAGAGAGATAAAACATGTATATTCGTTACTCACGACGAACGTCTTACAACCTATTGCGACAAGGTATATCATATGAAAGACGGTAATTTAGCGTTAGCATAA
- a CDS encoding class II fructose-bisphosphate aldolase produces MKKYILEGFKRHYAIPQININGLVWIEGVLAAAEEQQSPIILGTTDKNISFLGGYDFIAYVIKKKVKAMNISVPVILHLDHGLSVEGCQKAIDAGYDSVMYDGSKLPIDENVELTRQVVNYAQRNKVYVEGEVGAVGGTEDGLTNDLKYASIEDCKQLVYESGIDTLAPALGSVHGEYKGEPDLDFGRMKQINKMLNIPLVLHGASGLSDEDITKAISYGHAKINFNTEINMAWSRTLRDYLIDNPLVYSPQEILKPSTEAIKNKVSEIIKKCNSNNQA; encoded by the coding sequence ATGAAGAAATATATTTTAGAAGGATTTAAAAGGCACTATGCAATTCCACAAATAAATATTAACGGGCTTGTTTGGATTGAGGGTGTATTAGCAGCAGCTGAAGAGCAACAATCTCCAATAATATTAGGTACAACGGATAAAAATATTTCATTTTTAGGTGGCTATGATTTTATAGCATACGTAATCAAGAAGAAAGTGAAAGCAATGAATATATCTGTACCAGTGATATTACATTTAGATCATGGTTTGAGCGTGGAAGGCTGCCAGAAGGCTATCGATGCTGGCTATGATTCAGTAATGTACGATGGTTCTAAGTTACCAATTGATGAAAATGTTGAATTAACAAGGCAAGTAGTAAATTATGCACAACGTAATAAAGTTTATGTTGAAGGAGAAGTAGGTGCCGTAGGAGGCACTGAAGATGGATTAACTAATGATTTAAAATACGCAAGCATAGAAGATTGTAAACAATTAGTATATGAGAGTGGTATTGATACATTAGCTCCAGCCTTAGGTTCTGTTCACGGTGAATATAAAGGAGAACCAGATTTGGACTTTGGTCGAATGAAGCAAATTAATAAGATGTTAAATATTCCTTTAGTTTTACACGGTGCCTCAGGTTTATCAGATGAAGATATAACAAAAGCTATTAGTTATGGTCATGCTAAAATTAATTTTAATACAGAAATTAATATGGCTTGGAGTCGAACTTTAAGAGATTATTTGATAGATAATCCGCTTGTATATAGTCCTCAAGAAATTTTAAAGCCGAGTACAGAAGCAATAAAAAATAAAGTTAGCGAAATAATAAAAAAATGCAATAGTAATAACCAAGCTTAA